A single Branchiostoma floridae strain S238N-H82 chromosome 11, Bfl_VNyyK, whole genome shotgun sequence DNA region contains:
- the LOC118425359 gene encoding glutathione hydrolase 1 proenzyme-like, with translation MQVIAKHLYPAVAAFLAAYAAHIYLRRSDVPAPAGGRCHDARPSDRDAAGGPYRHGAVASDSAQCSRIGRDTLMNGSAVDAAIATILCLGVVHPQSLGLGGGFVMTVYTKDTGTSQVINALETAPLASSEDMFAENPDLATMGGISVAVPGQVRGLWEAHQRYGKLPWRDLFLPAIQLAEEGTCIGKHLAIAMRVKEADILDRKYGLCDVFCDEHGTMLRENTTVRRPQLAKTLLAVANGGADAFYTGEIAKNLVKDIHNHGGIITEQDLLDYRAEVTTPLNTSLPDGRVLLTSPPPSGGAVLSLILNILAGYGLNSSAREGVQNQVLTYHRMLEAYKFGFAHWMELGDPNFVNVEKLTKRMVSKDFADELRRKIDDTRTFDSSYYGLDVPSQDISGTSHVSVLGPNGDAVAVTSSIGRYFGARFRSLSTGIILNNHMELYTLRGENGSTRISSKSPGYAVQPGKRGKTLMSPTVVLNSSGDVRLVIGGSGGYKLMTGLTDALFHHLLLGMNISSAIEKPRLHLAVTQDVGELNYERRNPFKPEEVLHELEKMYGKAVPEWHQAMVQAVAREDLAISGSAREDSAISGSAREDSAVEKN, from the exons ATGCAAGTCATCGCGAAGCACCTGTACCCCGCTGTTGCAGCTTTCCTTGCTGCATATGCTGCCCACATTTACCTGAGACGGTCTGATGTACCGGCTCCAGCGGGAGGAAGGTGCCATGACGCCCGGCCGTCTGACAGGGACGCCGCGGGAGGACCGTATCGGCACGGCGCGGTGGCCTCCGACTCCGCACAGTGTTCACGGATAGGCAG AGACACTCTGATGAACGGTTCGGCCGTGGATGCCGCCATTGCTACCATCCTGTGTCTGGGTGTCGTGCATCCTCAATCTCTGGGGCTCGGCGGGGGGTTTGTGATGACCGTGTACACCAAAGATACCGGCACGTCACAAGTCATCAATGCGCTTGAAACAGCCCCTTTGGCATCCTCGGAAGACATGTTTGCAGAGAACCCAGATCTGGCTACAATGG GTGGCATATCAGTGGCAGTACCGGGCCAGGTCCGCGGGCTGTGGGAGGCGCACCAGAGGTACGGGAAGCTGCCGTGGAGAGACTTGTTCCTACCGGCTATACAGCTGGCAGAGGAGGGGACCTGCATAGGGAAGCATCTCGCCATAGCCATGAGAGTGAAGGAAGCTGACATCCTGGACAGAAAATACGGCCTCTG TGACGTGTTCTGTGACGAGCACGGGACCATGCTGCGTGAAAACACGACCGTCAGAAGACCACAACTTGCCAAGACGCTCCTTGCGGTTGCCAATGGTGGTGCAGATGCCTTCTACACAGGCGAGATTGCCAAGAATTTGGTAAAGGACATTCACAACCACG GCGGCATCATTACTGAGCAAGACCTGTTGGACTACCGGGCGGAAGTAACGACGCCTCTGAACACGTCACTTCCGGATGGAAGGGTTCTGCTGACGTCACCACCTCCCTCAGGAGGAGCTGTCTTAAGTCTTATTCTCAATATCTTAGCAG GTTATGGGCTGAACTCTTCAGCAAGGGAAGGTGTGCAGAACCAGGTTCTGACGTACCACAGGATGCTGGAGGCTTACAAGTTCGGTTTCGCACATTGGATGGAGCTGGGAGACCCCAACTTCGTAAACGTTGAAAAG CTCACGAAGAGGATGGTATCGAAAGATTTCGCGGACGAACTCCGCCGTAAGATCGACGACACCCGGACGTTCGACAGCTCCTACTACGGCTTGGATGTGCCCAGTCAGGACATCAGTGGGACTTCTCATGTGTCCGTGTTGGGGCCGAACGGAGATGCCGTGGCCGTCACCAGTTCTATCGGACGTTA CTTCGGTGCGAGGTTCCGATCTCTGTCTACTGGCATCATCCTCAACAACCACATGGAGCTCTACACACTGCGTGGGGAAAACGGCAGCACACGAATATCTTCAAAGAGTCCAG GGTACGCCGTTCAGCCGGGGAAGCGCGGGAAAACGCTGATGAGTCCGACCGTCGTTCTGAACAGTAGCGGTGACGTCAGGCTGGTGATCGGCGGCTCGGGAGGATATAAACTCATGACGGGGTTGACAGAC GCTCTTTTCCACCACCTGCTGCTGGGAATGAACATCTCCTCTGCCATAGAGAAGCCACGTCTTCACCTGGCGGTCACCCAAGATGTGGGCGAGCTGAACTATGAGAGAAGAAATCCGTTTAAACCGGAG GAGGTGTTGCATGAGCTCGAGAAGATGTACGGAAAAGCAGTCCCGGAGTGGCACCAGGCCATGGTACAGGCTGTGGCTCGGGAGGACTTGGCAATCTCCGGCTCCGCTCGGGAGGACTCGGCAATCTCCGGCTCTGCTCGGGAGGACTCGGCAGTCGAGAAAAACTGA